One genomic segment of Candidatus Eisenbacteria bacterium includes these proteins:
- a CDS encoding O-antigen ligase family protein, with the protein MISSRILVRAGLAGLLFFLPFGIAGQQIALGIGLLGVLASSEARGRARSYLLGARDGRALLLGVAAWVAASLLALLLSERAGEGVRELRKLLLLPALVLPVAGIEKRRDLLAAAIVLLAAATAAAAIGLVEHARGGGNHPSRLDGPIGFYMTTAGVLLPIALVALAAAVSCRSRIAAVVFALLASALLLTYTRGAWFAFAAGIAVLLARRRPLLLLPGFLLLVAVIAGVPSLRERLLTSWDAEHPLNRERVFLWDAGRRLFLDHPWRGAGLHDLGETIRAHRPPEAREPLTHFHNLYLQTAVATGVPGLLALAAFFFGFLRALLSAARRAPPELPRALAEGALASVAAFLVHGLFEWNLGDSEVALTLYAIIGMGIAAGRLVNREV; encoded by the coding sequence GTGATCTCCTCGCGAATCCTCGTTCGCGCCGGGCTCGCCGGCCTTCTCTTCTTCCTGCCGTTCGGGATCGCCGGGCAGCAGATCGCCCTCGGGATCGGCCTCCTCGGGGTTCTCGCCTCCTCCGAGGCCCGGGGGCGCGCGCGCTCCTATCTTCTCGGCGCGCGAGACGGAAGAGCGCTTCTCCTCGGCGTCGCCGCGTGGGTCGCCGCCTCGCTCCTCGCGCTTCTTCTCTCCGAACGAGCGGGCGAGGGAGTCCGCGAGCTTCGAAAGCTCCTTCTTCTCCCCGCGCTCGTTCTCCCGGTCGCAGGAATCGAGAAAAGGAGGGATCTTCTCGCCGCCGCGATCGTTCTTCTCGCCGCCGCGACGGCCGCCGCCGCGATCGGCCTGGTCGAGCACGCGCGCGGAGGCGGGAACCACCCCTCCCGTCTCGACGGGCCGATCGGCTTCTACATGACGACCGCGGGCGTCCTCCTCCCGATCGCGCTCGTCGCCCTCGCGGCGGCGGTCTCTTGCCGCTCGCGGATCGCGGCGGTCGTCTTCGCGCTTCTCGCCTCCGCGCTTCTTCTCACGTACACGCGGGGCGCGTGGTTCGCCTTCGCCGCGGGGATCGCGGTGCTCCTTGCAAGGAGGCGACCGCTCCTTCTCCTCCCTGGCTTCCTCCTCCTCGTCGCCGTTATCGCCGGCGTTCCGTCTCTCCGCGAGCGGCTTCTCACTTCGTGGGACGCGGAGCATCCCCTGAACCGGGAGCGGGTCTTCCTCTGGGACGCGGGGCGCCGTCTCTTTCTCGATCATCCGTGGCGCGGAGCGGGCCTCCACGATCTCGGTGAGACGATCCGCGCCCACCGACCGCCCGAAGCGCGCGAGCCGCTCACGCACTTCCATAATCTTTATCTGCAAACCGCCGTCGCGACGGGGGTGCCCGGCCTTCTCGCGCTCGCCGCGTTCTTCTTCGGCTTTCTCCGCGCGCTCCTCTCCGCGGCGCGGCGCGCCCCGCCGGAGCTCCCCCGCGCCCTGGCGGAAGGGGCGCTCGCCTCGGTCGCGGCCTTCCTCGTCCACGG